Proteins from one Triticum aestivum cultivar Chinese Spring chromosome 7A, IWGSC CS RefSeq v2.1, whole genome shotgun sequence genomic window:
- the LOC123153263 gene encoding protein DETOXIFICATION 16 yields the protein MEKPSVEETLLQRSRDKKELVGESLPVGDEVKRQLWLAGPLTAGSLLQNLIQMISIMFVGHLGELPLAGASVTTSFATVTGFSLLVGMSNALDTLCGQAFGAGQYHLLGIYKQRAMLLLTVVSIPVAFMWFHTGQILLLFGQDPDIAMEAGTYARWMIPGLFAYGLLQCHVRFLQAQNVVLPVMVSAGAAALFHLLVCWLLVYVAGMGGKGAALSNAVSYWVYVILLAVYVRVSSSCQQTWTGFSMEAFHGAHDFLRLAVPSALMLCTEWWSFEILVLLSGLLPNPKLETSVLSITLNTVNCLFMIPYGLGAAISTRVSNELGAGRPRAARLAMRVVVVLAISEGTVMGMVVVLLRFVWGHAYSDEEEVVRYVARMLLVISVVNFFDGIQCVLSGVARGCGWQKTSACINLGAFYLKPNWPLVGVPAAYLVAFTLRVGGMGLWMGIICGILVQVLLLVTITLCADWQKEATKAKNRVFVSSPPMDLLTT from the exons ATGGAGAAGCCAAGCGTCGAGGAAACTCTGCTCCAGAGGAGCCGGGACAAGAAGGAGCTAGTTGGGGAGAGCTTGCCGGTGGGTGACGAGGTGAAGCGGCAGCTATGGCTGGCCGGTCCGCTCACCGCCGGCAGCCTGCTGCAGAACCTGATCCAGATGATCTCCATCATGTTCGTTGGACACCTCGGCGAGCTGCCCCTCGCCGGCGCGTCCGTGACCACCTCCTTCGCCACCGTCACCGGATTCAGCTTGCTG GTTGGCATGTCCAATGCCCTGGACACTCTGTGCGGCCAAGCATTTGGCGCCGGGCAATATCACCTCCTCGGCATCTACAAGCAACGCGCCATGCTACTACTCACCGTCGTGAGCATCCCCGTCGCCTTCATGTGGTTCCACACCGGCCAGATCCTGCTCCTGTTCGGCCAGGACCCCGACATCGCCATGGAGGCAGGCACGTACGCACGGTGGATGATCCCGGGTCTCTTCGCCTACGGACTGCTGCAgtgccacgtccggttcctgcaggCACAGAACGTCGTGCTCCCGGTAATGGTCAGCGCCGGCGCGGCCGCCCTGTTTCATCTGCTCGTCTGCTGGCTGCTCGTGTACGTTGCCGGGATGGGCGGCAAGGGCGCTGCTCTTAGCAACGCCGTCTCCTACTGGGTGTACGTGATCTTACTGGCAGTGTATGTGAGGGTGTCGAGCTCTTGCCAGCAGACGTGGACCGGGTTCTCCATGGAAGCCTTCCATGGGGCGCATGACTTTTTGAGGCTCGCCGTGCCGTCTGCTCTCATGCTCTG CACGGAATGGTGGTCGTTCGAAATCCTCGTGCTACTTTCGGGGCTTCTTCCAAACCCCAAGCTGGAAACATCCGTTCTGTCGATCAC ACTCAACACGGTTAACTGCCTCTTCATGATCCCCTATGGCCTTGGCGCTGCCATAAG CACCCGTGTCTCGAACGAGCTCGGGGCGGGGCGGCCACGGGCAGCCCGCCTCGCCATGCGGGTCGTCGTGGTCTTGGCCATCTCGGAAGGAACTGTCATGGGGATGGTCGTGGTCCTCCTGCGCTTCGTCTGGGGCCATGCGtacagcgacgaggaggaggttGTGAGATACGTTGCCAGGATGCTACTGGTCATCTCGGTTGTCAACTTCTTTGATGGAATTCAGTGTGTTCTCTCAG GTGTGGCTAGAGGCTGTGGGTGGCAGAAGACCTCTGCATGTATCAACCTCGGCGCGTTCTACTTAAagcca aactggcccttagttGGTGTACCGGCAGCCTACCTCGTAGCCTTCACGCTGCGCGTCGGCGGGATG GGCCTTTGGATGGGAATCATATGCGGTATTCTGGTGCAGGTCTTGCTGCTCGTGACCATCACGCTATGCGCTGACTGGCAGAAGGAG GCAACCAAGGCGAAGAACAGAGTCTTTGTTTCTTCTCCTCCAATGGACCTCCTCACGACATGA